A genomic stretch from Pyxidicoccus trucidator includes:
- a CDS encoding alkaline phosphatase family protein, with amino-acid sequence MIRALLLVTALAALPASARPPRLTLFITVDALGSDVLLRNRPRLQGGLGQLLTAGAFYPYARYGFAECRTAPGHATLSTGTNPWRHGVIDNRWVDRATGKPVNSFVDPAHPVLEVPLSPGQDASPANLMVETLADRLRVATQERGKAVAVSLKSRAAIAMAGRLGQAWWFDDGVGKFVTGTWYTKEFPTWVKELNARKLPESYFGKKWELMRPRAEYVGEDERPYEVNAYGLGRTFPHPLDGGLPSPGLISYRAFGVSPDSHDVLVEAAKAAMVGEALGKDEVPDLLAVSLSGTDLVFHEFGPYSWEMQDSLLRLDKALGDLIAAAERAAGGRANLVIALTADHGGATAPEQWAAQGLPAQRVSPVVLAQELTQELRKQFGGDVTASLEELDVYLSGKSLEGPKVDGAAMRRAAAAWLAKHPAVVTAVARDDLFTAPDIAGHLTPLRKGYFPERSGDVLYMVKPFHLLYTDAEGTSHGTPYSYDSQVPVVFAGKGIKPGAYLEEMDPVDVAPTLAALMEIGMPASAEGKPRAEILTGK; translated from the coding sequence ATGATTCGAGCCCTACTGCTGGTGACGGCCCTTGCCGCCCTGCCCGCCTCGGCGCGTCCGCCGCGGCTCACGCTGTTCATCACCGTGGACGCGCTCGGCAGCGACGTGTTGCTGCGCAACCGGCCTCGACTCCAGGGGGGCCTGGGGCAGCTCCTCACCGCGGGCGCCTTCTACCCGTACGCCCGCTACGGCTTCGCCGAGTGCCGCACCGCGCCGGGCCACGCCACCCTCTCCACGGGCACCAACCCGTGGCGCCATGGGGTCATCGACAACCGCTGGGTGGACCGCGCCACCGGCAAGCCCGTCAACAGCTTCGTGGACCCGGCGCACCCGGTGCTGGAGGTGCCGCTGTCGCCGGGGCAGGACGCCAGCCCGGCCAACCTCATGGTGGAGACGCTGGCGGACCGGCTCCGGGTGGCGACGCAGGAGCGGGGCAAGGCGGTGGCGGTGTCGCTCAAGTCCCGCGCGGCCATCGCCATGGCGGGCCGGCTGGGGCAGGCGTGGTGGTTCGACGACGGCGTGGGGAAGTTCGTGACGGGCACCTGGTACACGAAGGAGTTCCCCACCTGGGTGAAGGAGCTGAACGCGCGGAAGCTGCCTGAGTCGTACTTCGGGAAGAAGTGGGAGCTGATGCGCCCCCGCGCGGAGTACGTGGGCGAGGACGAGCGCCCCTACGAGGTGAACGCGTACGGGCTGGGCCGCACCTTCCCGCACCCGCTGGACGGCGGGCTGCCGTCGCCGGGGCTGATCTCCTACCGGGCATTCGGCGTGTCCCCCGACTCGCATGACGTGCTGGTGGAGGCGGCGAAGGCGGCCATGGTCGGCGAGGCGCTGGGCAAGGACGAAGTGCCGGACCTGCTGGCGGTGAGCCTCAGCGGGACGGACCTGGTGTTCCACGAGTTCGGTCCGTACTCGTGGGAGATGCAGGACTCGCTGCTGCGGCTGGACAAGGCGCTGGGCGACCTCATCGCCGCGGCCGAGCGCGCCGCGGGAGGCCGGGCCAACCTGGTCATCGCGCTGACGGCGGACCACGGCGGGGCGACGGCGCCCGAGCAGTGGGCAGCCCAGGGGCTTCCGGCGCAGCGGGTGAGCCCGGTGGTGCTGGCGCAGGAGCTGACCCAGGAGCTGCGCAAGCAGTTCGGCGGCGACGTGACGGCGTCGCTGGAGGAGCTGGACGTGTACCTCTCCGGCAAGTCGCTGGAGGGCCCCAAGGTGGACGGCGCGGCGATGCGGCGCGCGGCGGCGGCGTGGCTGGCGAAGCACCCGGCGGTGGTGACGGCGGTGGCGCGGGACGACCTGTTCACCGCGCCGGACATCGCGGGCCACCTGACGCCGCTGCGCAAGGGCTACTTCCCGGAGCGCAGCGGAGACGTGCTGTACATGGTGAAGCCCTTCCACCTGCTCTACACGGACGCGGAGGGCACGAGCCACGGCACGCCGTACTCGTATGACTCACAGGTGCCCGTGGTGTTCGCGGGCAAGGGCATCAAGCCCGGGGCGTACCTGGAGGAGATGGACCCGGTGGACGTGGCGCCCACGCTGGCGGCGCTGATGGAGATCGGCATGCCCGCATCCGCCGAGGGCAAGCCTCGCGCGGAGATCCTCACGGGCAAGTGA
- a CDS encoding SBBP repeat-containing protein, translating into MRGNVARSLALAMLCMASSAPAAVSKDIVAGDRRSAATVQSQNAYAGYVSPADKVFHVSTTGSDSTGDGSAAKPWRTVVRSVRGLPPGSTVYIHAGTYDATQVDFASASALDGTATAPITLRGAPGESRPVLKSNGSSPIFHLNRRYWILDGLELDGRYARVHPVLFRSDHLTLRNSLVRDASLDALNVKAQHVLIQGNEIRNTFEHTAGSARGVACTAHTDCSAGSFCKPEYDSSNVLRRYCRERDDGHAIVVLSDSHSVLVKGNVIHDNTGDGLQCAGPLYGYTAGTRPVDITLEDNDMFTSPANQGVVEEATDIKDCDFITLRRERYHGFRAARQANGSLNGGGAAIFHFSAQGMRVEDSEIFDSCMGLGLGNSATDPLANVVIARTRFHHFYTGEKGCGTSGTSGTALYVQKLTGGDFFHNTFSQAGRTAVLISSAGWTVRNLDFWNNIVSLSASGSRWLVTDGDFLVDFESDGNLFSHADGSAAHFTCDFQQGLKDLSAWRGSTCALGGLTLRDPTSSVASAAFTQEAAGDLTLLAASPAVDTAMNNTAASFCGGAPDKGAMERCASAPPPPTGGELLWQRQMGTVADEYGYAVTTDPNGGAYVVGYSLGAFDYDNQGGRDAVLRHYSAAGDRDWGRQLGAAGDEQSFGVAATASAVVMGGQASGGVAGEAYAGGTFDGFVAKYNTLGTREWVRMLGTAAEDSVRAVATDGTDFLVAGYTAGSLQATNAGLKDAFVAKYSAAGTLLWVRMLGTASDDLAHGVATDSSGNVYVAGVTGGALQGASSSGGQDVFVAKYSAQGTLAWVRQWGSTGNDIAQDVEVDGTGAIVVGGSTTGALAYTNQGGSDAFVSRWTSAGVLEWARQLGTAADESGYGVATDSTGTVYLAGSSTGTLAPGYMGGYDGYLVRYASDGTRGWTQHLGSAADEVVLGVATRTGNGVYLVGGTLGTLPGQTSAGGKDLFLGRFAQ; encoded by the coding sequence ATGCGAGGGAATGTGGCGCGGAGTCTCGCGCTCGCCATGCTCTGCATGGCCTCGTCGGCGCCTGCCGCCGTCAGCAAGGACATCGTCGCCGGAGACCGCCGCAGCGCGGCCACGGTGCAGTCTCAAAACGCCTATGCCGGCTATGTCTCGCCGGCCGACAAGGTGTTTCACGTCAGCACGACGGGCAGCGACTCCACGGGTGACGGCAGCGCGGCGAAGCCCTGGCGGACGGTGGTGCGCTCGGTGCGTGGGCTGCCCCCGGGGTCCACCGTCTACATCCACGCGGGCACCTACGACGCCACCCAGGTGGACTTCGCGTCCGCCTCGGCGCTGGACGGCACGGCCACCGCGCCCATCACCCTGCGCGGCGCGCCCGGCGAGTCGAGGCCTGTGCTGAAGAGCAACGGCTCCTCCCCCATCTTCCACCTCAACCGACGGTACTGGATCCTGGACGGCCTGGAGCTGGATGGCCGCTACGCGCGGGTGCATCCCGTCCTCTTCCGCTCGGACCACCTGACGCTGCGCAACAGCCTGGTGCGCGACGCCTCGCTGGACGCGCTCAACGTGAAGGCCCAGCACGTCCTCATCCAGGGCAATGAGATTCGCAACACCTTCGAGCACACCGCCGGCAGCGCCCGGGGCGTGGCCTGCACCGCGCACACCGACTGCTCCGCCGGCAGCTTCTGCAAGCCGGAGTACGACTCCTCCAACGTCCTGCGCCGCTACTGCCGCGAGCGAGATGACGGCCACGCCATCGTCGTCCTGTCCGACTCGCACTCCGTCCTGGTGAAGGGCAACGTCATCCACGACAACACCGGTGACGGCCTCCAGTGCGCGGGCCCCCTGTATGGCTACACCGCCGGGACGCGGCCCGTGGACATCACGCTGGAGGACAACGACATGTTCACCAGCCCGGCCAACCAGGGCGTCGTGGAAGAGGCCACGGACATCAAGGACTGTGACTTCATCACCCTGCGCCGCGAGCGCTACCACGGCTTCCGCGCGGCCCGGCAGGCCAATGGCTCGCTCAACGGGGGCGGGGCCGCCATCTTCCACTTCAGCGCGCAGGGAATGCGGGTGGAGGACTCGGAGATTTTCGACTCGTGCATGGGCCTGGGCCTGGGCAACAGCGCAACCGACCCGCTGGCCAACGTCGTCATCGCCCGGACGCGCTTCCACCACTTCTACACGGGCGAGAAGGGCTGCGGCACCAGCGGCACCTCGGGCACCGCCCTCTACGTGCAGAAGCTCACCGGCGGCGACTTCTTCCACAACACCTTCTCCCAGGCGGGCCGCACCGCGGTGCTCATCTCGAGCGCCGGGTGGACGGTGCGCAACCTGGACTTCTGGAACAACATCGTCTCGCTGTCCGCGTCCGGCTCACGCTGGCTCGTCACGGATGGCGACTTCCTGGTGGACTTCGAGTCGGATGGGAACCTCTTCTCCCACGCGGACGGCTCCGCCGCGCACTTCACCTGCGACTTCCAGCAGGGCCTGAAGGACCTGAGCGCGTGGCGTGGCAGCACCTGTGCTCTCGGCGGCCTGACGCTGAGAGACCCGACCAGCTCGGTGGCCTCGGCGGCCTTCACCCAGGAGGCGGCGGGAGACCTGACGCTCCTGGCGGCCTCCCCTGCCGTCGACACCGCGATGAACAACACGGCGGCGTCGTTCTGCGGCGGTGCGCCGGACAAGGGCGCGATGGAGCGCTGCGCCTCGGCGCCTCCTCCTCCCACGGGTGGAGAGCTGCTCTGGCAGCGGCAGATGGGCACCGTTGCCGACGAATACGGCTATGCGGTGACGACGGACCCGAATGGCGGTGCCTACGTGGTGGGCTACTCGCTGGGCGCGTTCGACTACGACAACCAGGGCGGACGGGACGCGGTGCTGAGGCACTACAGCGCGGCGGGAGACCGGGACTGGGGCCGGCAGTTGGGCGCCGCGGGCGACGAGCAGTCCTTCGGTGTGGCGGCCACGGCCTCGGCCGTCGTCATGGGCGGCCAAGCCAGCGGTGGCGTCGCCGGTGAGGCGTATGCCGGTGGGACGTTCGACGGCTTCGTCGCGAAGTACAACACCCTCGGCACGCGCGAGTGGGTGCGCATGCTGGGCACGGCCGCAGAGGACTCGGTGCGCGCGGTGGCCACGGACGGCACGGACTTCCTCGTCGCGGGCTACACGGCCGGCTCGCTCCAGGCCACCAACGCCGGGCTGAAGGACGCCTTCGTCGCGAAGTACAGCGCCGCGGGCACGCTGCTGTGGGTGCGCATGCTGGGCACGGCTTCGGACGACCTGGCCCACGGCGTGGCCACGGACTCCAGCGGCAACGTCTACGTGGCGGGTGTCACCGGCGGCGCGCTGCAGGGGGCCAGCAGCAGCGGCGGCCAGGACGTCTTCGTCGCGAAGTACTCCGCCCAGGGCACGCTGGCGTGGGTGCGCCAGTGGGGCAGCACCGGGAATGACATCGCCCAGGACGTGGAGGTGGACGGCACGGGCGCCATCGTCGTGGGCGGCTCCACCACCGGCGCGCTGGCGTATACCAACCAGGGCGGCTCGGATGCCTTCGTGTCGCGCTGGACGAGCGCGGGCGTCCTCGAGTGGGCCCGGCAGCTCGGCACCGCCGCGGATGAGTCCGGCTACGGCGTGGCCACCGACTCCACCGGCACCGTGTACCTGGCCGGCTCGAGCACCGGCACGCTCGCGCCCGGCTACATGGGCGGCTACGACGGCTACCTCGTGCGCTATGCCAGCGACGGCACCCGGGGATGGACGCAGCACCTGGGCTCCGCCGCGGACGAGGTGGTGCTGGGCGTGGCCACGCGGACGGGCAACGGCGTGTACCTCGTGGGTGGAACCCTGGGCACCCTGCCCGGACAGACGAGCGCGGGCGGCAAGGACCTGTTCCTGGGCCGCTTCGCGCAGTGA
- the nadC gene encoding carboxylating nicotinate-nucleotide diphosphorylase, which produces MQQDYLDRLIALALDEDLGAAGDVTSQALIPPDAEGSAELVAKEQLVLAGMEAFIRVFQTVDSEVEVELIRRDGEEIKPKVVAARCHGRMRSLLAAERTALNIVQRAAGIATLAQQAMTSVRGSKLKVLDTRKTPPGMRALAKDAVRMGGAANHRFGLFDGVLIKDNHIAAVGGSVSEALRLAKAHGPRLTKIEIEVTNLKQLAEAIEGGADVVMLDNMDDAQIREAVKLTAGRVPLEVSGGVTLDRLPRLAKLGVDFVSMGALTHSARAMDLSLEITGAAVKKTRSKPKQA; this is translated from the coding sequence GTGCAGCAGGATTACCTCGATCGGCTCATCGCGCTCGCTCTCGATGAGGACCTGGGGGCAGCGGGTGATGTCACCTCGCAGGCCCTCATTCCTCCCGACGCGGAGGGCAGCGCGGAGCTGGTCGCAAAGGAGCAACTGGTGCTCGCGGGGATGGAGGCCTTCATCCGCGTGTTCCAGACGGTGGACTCCGAAGTCGAGGTGGAGCTGATCCGCCGCGACGGCGAGGAAATCAAACCCAAGGTGGTCGCCGCGCGCTGCCACGGGCGCATGCGCTCGCTGTTGGCCGCGGAGCGCACCGCGCTCAACATCGTCCAGCGCGCCGCGGGCATCGCCACCCTGGCCCAGCAGGCCATGACGTCGGTGCGGGGGTCCAAGCTGAAGGTGCTGGATACCCGCAAGACGCCGCCGGGCATGCGCGCGCTGGCCAAGGACGCCGTCCGCATGGGCGGCGCCGCCAACCACCGCTTCGGCCTCTTCGATGGCGTCCTCATCAAGGACAACCACATCGCGGCGGTGGGTGGCTCCGTCTCCGAGGCCCTCCGGCTCGCCAAGGCGCACGGGCCCCGGCTGACCAAGATTGAAATCGAGGTCACCAACCTCAAGCAGCTCGCGGAGGCCATCGAAGGCGGCGCCGACGTGGTGATGCTCGACAACATGGACGACGCGCAGATTCGCGAGGCGGTGAAGCTCACGGCCGGCCGCGTCCCGCTCGAAGTCTCCGGCGGCGTCACCCTGGACCGGCTGCCCCGCCTGGCGAAGCTGGGCGTGGACTTCGTGTCCATGGGCGCGCTGACTCACTCCGCGCGGGCAATGGACCTGTCGCTGGAAATTACCGGCGCCGCGGTGAAGAAGACGCGCAGCAAGCCGAAGCAGGCGTGA
- a CDS encoding valine--tRNA ligase → MTDTTELSKAYEPTEVEARWYAHWLEKDYFRAEATSDKPAFSIVLPPPNVTGSLHIGHALTATIQDILTRWKRMSGFNALWLPGTDHAGIATQMVVEKELKKSEGKSRHDLGRAKFLERVWEWKAKYGARIGEQHRFLGASLDWSRERFTMDETSSAAVREVFVRLYEEGLMYRAQKLINWCPSCRTALSDLEVEHEEKNGSIWHIRYPVKDSDRALTVATTRPETLLGDTAVAIHPEDERYTGLAGQTVKLPLTDREIPIIADAELVDPKFGTGVVKVTPAHDFNDYQTGLRHKLPMLTILDDSARMTKETGKYSGLDRFEARKQVLADLTELGLLEKEEPHKLSVGTCQRCATVVEPRLSPQWFVKIEPLAKPAIEAVEQGRTKFVPETWTNTYFHWMRNIHDWCVSRQLWWGHQIPAYYCTSCSPRQGDDTDLPLDAPTVKVGGVDFARAEPIVAREQPKSCPKCSGTSFIQDSDVLDTWFSSGLWPFSTLGWPRETPELKTFYPTSVMETGSDIIFFWVARMMMMGLHFMGDVPFRTVYLHAMVRDEKGEKMSKVKGNVIDPLDIVLGAPADKLQPTLKNKFPQGMPPFGADALRFTLATLTQQGRDIKLSMDRLAGYKAFCNKLWNASRFALMNMGDFQLDARPLTERKLTLADRWILSRLQRATVETHKALEEFGFAEAASTLYQFLWAEFCDWYIELSKGALYGEDAEAKDSTRAVLVYSLDRILRLLHPFMPFITEEIWQKLPMTRPTESIMIAPYPEPDTALVDEAAEAEMAPVIAAIEGLRTLRGESNLPPATKVKAFIQSSDARTRELLERWRGYLMPLAGLSEVQVSAPGAKPPQAAAFVGSNLEIYVPLAGLVDLDAERDRLKKEIARAEQEVAGVLRKLENPNFVAKAPPDVVVKDRARVEELNERKAKLQDHLQRIAPEPPMPENTPPENNTQSTEVGASPSAPAQVKVAPKQEEKGGVDLGQELKGEMGEAEGAPQPADSQVEDALAKLREGTKEGLSPADHHDLGVAYMSMGLVDDAMREFNRAKEGGDARAAPGEEASAPAKVQGDKLAKQLPAAKPARPAPAKKSSAPVKLQGDKLAKQAATQAPVAPVKTAAAPAKKAVPAKKATAPAKAAAAPAKKATAPAKAAAAAPAKAAAPAKKATAPAKKAPAKKAAVKKGAAKKAPVKKAAAKKAVAKKAPVKKAAAKKATGRKAPAKKASAKKAAAKKATRAKPTARAKARR, encoded by the coding sequence ATGACCGACACTACTGAACTGTCCAAGGCCTACGAGCCCACCGAAGTCGAGGCTCGCTGGTACGCCCACTGGCTGGAGAAGGACTACTTCCGCGCCGAGGCGACCTCCGACAAGCCGGCCTTCTCCATCGTCCTGCCGCCGCCCAACGTCACGGGCAGCCTGCACATCGGCCACGCGCTCACCGCCACCATCCAGGACATCCTCACCCGCTGGAAGCGGATGAGCGGCTTCAATGCCCTGTGGCTCCCCGGCACGGACCACGCCGGCATCGCCACGCAGATGGTGGTGGAGAAGGAGCTGAAGAAGTCCGAGGGCAAGAGCCGGCACGACCTGGGCCGCGCGAAGTTCCTCGAGCGCGTCTGGGAGTGGAAGGCGAAGTACGGCGCCCGCATCGGTGAGCAGCACCGCTTCCTGGGCGCCTCGCTGGACTGGAGCCGCGAGCGCTTCACCATGGACGAGACGTCCTCCGCCGCCGTGCGCGAGGTCTTCGTCCGCCTGTACGAAGAGGGCCTGATGTACCGGGCCCAGAAGCTCATCAACTGGTGCCCCTCGTGCCGCACCGCCCTCAGTGATTTGGAGGTCGAGCACGAGGAGAAGAACGGCTCCATCTGGCACATCCGCTACCCCGTCAAGGACAGCGACCGCGCCCTCACCGTGGCCACCACGCGCCCGGAGACGCTGCTGGGCGACACCGCGGTGGCCATCCACCCGGAGGACGAGCGCTACACGGGCCTGGCCGGGCAGACGGTGAAGCTGCCGCTGACGGACCGCGAGATTCCCATCATCGCGGACGCGGAGCTGGTGGACCCGAAGTTCGGCACCGGCGTGGTGAAGGTGACGCCGGCCCACGACTTCAACGACTACCAGACGGGCCTCCGGCACAAGCTGCCGATGCTCACCATCCTGGACGACTCGGCCCGGATGACGAAGGAGACCGGGAAGTACTCCGGTCTGGACCGCTTCGAGGCGCGCAAGCAGGTGCTCGCGGACCTCACGGAGCTGGGGCTGCTGGAGAAGGAGGAGCCCCACAAGCTCTCCGTCGGCACCTGTCAGCGCTGCGCCACCGTGGTGGAGCCGCGCCTGTCGCCGCAGTGGTTCGTGAAGATTGAACCGCTCGCGAAGCCGGCGATTGAAGCGGTGGAGCAGGGCCGCACGAAGTTCGTCCCCGAGACGTGGACGAACACGTACTTCCACTGGATGCGCAACATCCACGACTGGTGCGTCAGCCGCCAGCTGTGGTGGGGCCACCAGATTCCCGCGTACTACTGCACCTCGTGCAGCCCCCGTCAGGGCGATGACACGGACCTGCCGCTGGACGCGCCCACGGTGAAGGTGGGCGGGGTGGACTTCGCGCGCGCGGAGCCCATCGTCGCTCGCGAGCAGCCCAAGTCCTGCCCGAAGTGCAGCGGCACGTCGTTCATCCAGGACTCGGACGTGCTGGACACGTGGTTCTCGTCCGGGCTGTGGCCGTTCTCCACGCTGGGCTGGCCGCGCGAGACGCCCGAGCTGAAGACCTTCTACCCGACGTCCGTGATGGAGACGGGCAGCGACATCATCTTCTTCTGGGTCGCCCGGATGATGATGATGGGCCTGCACTTCATGGGGGATGTGCCCTTCCGCACCGTCTACCTGCACGCGATGGTGCGCGACGAGAAGGGCGAGAAGATGTCCAAGGTGAAGGGGAACGTCATCGACCCCCTGGACATCGTCCTCGGCGCCCCGGCGGACAAGCTCCAGCCGACGCTGAAGAACAAGTTCCCCCAGGGCATGCCGCCGTTCGGCGCGGACGCGCTGCGCTTCACGCTCGCGACGCTCACCCAGCAGGGCCGGGACATCAAGCTGTCCATGGACCGGCTGGCTGGCTACAAGGCCTTCTGCAACAAGCTGTGGAACGCCAGCCGCTTCGCCCTGATGAACATGGGCGACTTCCAGCTCGACGCGCGCCCGCTGACGGAGCGCAAGCTGACGCTGGCGGACCGGTGGATTCTCTCCCGGCTGCAGCGCGCCACCGTCGAAACGCACAAGGCGCTGGAGGAGTTCGGCTTCGCCGAGGCCGCGTCCACGCTGTACCAGTTCCTCTGGGCCGAGTTCTGCGACTGGTACATCGAGCTGTCCAAGGGCGCGCTGTACGGCGAGGACGCGGAGGCCAAGGACTCCACGCGCGCGGTGCTGGTCTACAGCCTGGACCGCATCCTGCGGCTGCTGCACCCGTTCATGCCCTTCATCACCGAGGAGATCTGGCAGAAGCTGCCGATGACCCGGCCGACGGAGAGCATCATGATTGCGCCGTATCCGGAGCCGGACACCGCGCTGGTGGACGAGGCGGCGGAGGCGGAGATGGCGCCGGTCATCGCCGCCATCGAGGGCCTGCGCACCCTGCGCGGCGAGAGCAACCTGCCGCCCGCGACGAAGGTGAAGGCGTTCATCCAGAGCTCGGACGCGCGCACGCGTGAGCTGCTGGAGCGCTGGCGTGGCTACCTCATGCCGCTGGCCGGCCTCTCCGAGGTGCAGGTGAGCGCGCCGGGGGCGAAGCCGCCGCAGGCGGCCGCCTTCGTGGGCTCGAATCTGGAGATCTACGTCCCGCTGGCGGGCCTCGTCGACCTGGACGCGGAGCGAGATAGGTTGAAGAAGGAGATTGCCCGCGCCGAGCAGGAAGTGGCCGGCGTGCTGCGCAAGCTGGAGAACCCCAATTTCGTGGCCAAGGCGCCGCCGGACGTGGTGGTGAAGGACCGCGCCCGCGTCGAGGAGTTGAACGAGCGCAAGGCCAAGCTTCAGGACCACCTGCAGCGGATTGCCCCGGAGCCTCCCATGCCCGAGAACACGCCTCCCGAGAACAACACGCAGTCGACCGAGGTAGGTGCCTCCCCCTCCGCCCCGGCCCAGGTGAAGGTCGCCCCGAAGCAGGAAGAGAAGGGCGGCGTGGACCTGGGCCAGGAACTGAAGGGTGAGATGGGTGAAGCGGAGGGCGCGCCCCAGCCCGCGGACTCGCAGGTCGAGGACGCGCTCGCGAAGCTGCGCGAGGGCACCAAGGAGGGCCTGTCCCCGGCCGACCACCATGACCTCGGCGTTGCGTACATGAGCATGGGGCTCGTGGACGACGCGATGCGGGAGTTCAACCGGGCCAAGGAGGGCGGAGACGCCCGCGCGGCCCCTGGCGAGGAGGCCTCCGCTCCGGCGAAGGTGCAGGGCGACAAGCTGGCGAAGCAGTTGCCGGCCGCGAAGCCCGCGCGCCCGGCCCCGGCGAAGAAGTCGTCCGCTCCGGTGAAGTTGCAGGGCGACAAGCTGGCGAAGCAGGCCGCGACGCAGGCGCCCGTTGCTCCGGTGAAGACGGCCGCGGCCCCCGCGAAGAAGGCGGTCCCGGCGAAGAAGGCAACGGCTCCCGCGAAGGCGGCGGCGGCCCCGGCGAAGAAGGCAACGGCTCCCGCGAAGGCGGCGGCGGCGGCTCCGGCGAAGGCGGCGGCTCCGGCGAAGAAGGCCACGGCCCCGGCGAAGAAGGCCCCTGCGAAGAAGGCGGCGGTGAAGAAGGGCGCGGCGAAGAAGGCCCCCGTGAAGAAGGCGGCGGCGAAGAAGGCCGTGGCGAAGAAGGCCCCCGTGAAGAAGGCGGCGGCGAAGAAGGCGACGGGCCGGAAGGCTCCCGCGAAGAAGGCCTCCGCGAAGAAGGCGGCGGCGAAGAAGGCCACCCGGGCGAAGCCCACGGCACGGGCGAAAGCCCGGCGGTAA
- a CDS encoding response regulator, with protein MPKNLLVADDSLTIRKVIGMIFATEDFQVTAVDNGLDAISRVRELRPDVVLADVMMPGKSGYEVCEALKNDPATQGIPVVLLAGTFEAFDENRARAARADDHIAKPFESQVLLDKVKALVGQKSNTMPASMATRVLPPSAQPAPAAPQPAPQPAPVAARPGVPPGPGVPRPPGAGMPPGAPRPPGPGMPPGPGMARPPGPGMPPPGAPGAPRPPGPGMPPGPGMARPPGPGMPPPGAPGAPRPPGPGMPPGAVARPGVPPPPGAPAPGMPPRPGMPPPGAQPPGMARPGIPQGTQSGFPRPPGAAPLPAAPGGAPQPAARARDPFGLGAPAAPPAPVAAQPSISIEDSLPDTHGAEEISLDIGTPPAPVAARPSAAPAPSRPSAADGGEAQLREALSKASREVIEKIAWEVVPQLAETIIREELERLIKDRETQH; from the coding sequence ATGCCCAAGAATCTGCTGGTCGCCGACGACTCGCTCACCATCCGGAAGGTGATCGGGATGATCTTCGCGACCGAGGACTTTCAGGTGACCGCGGTGGACAACGGGCTCGACGCCATCTCCCGTGTCCGCGAGCTGCGCCCGGACGTCGTGCTCGCCGATGTGATGATGCCGGGCAAGAGTGGCTACGAGGTCTGCGAGGCGCTGAAGAACGACCCCGCGACGCAGGGCATCCCCGTGGTGCTGCTGGCCGGCACCTTCGAGGCCTTCGACGAGAACCGTGCCCGCGCCGCCCGCGCGGATGACCACATCGCCAAGCCCTTCGAGAGCCAGGTGCTGCTCGACAAGGTGAAGGCGCTGGTGGGCCAGAAGTCCAACACCATGCCGGCCTCCATGGCCACGCGCGTGTTGCCGCCCTCCGCCCAGCCCGCGCCCGCCGCGCCGCAGCCCGCGCCCCAGCCTGCTCCCGTCGCCGCCCGTCCGGGCGTGCCTCCCGGGCCGGGCGTCCCCCGTCCTCCGGGCGCTGGCATGCCTCCGGGCGCGCCGCGTCCTCCGGGCCCTGGCATGCCGCCGGGCCCTGGCATGGCCCGTCCTCCAGGCCCCGGCATGCCGCCTCCTGGCGCTCCGGGCGCGCCGCGTCCTCCGGGCCCTGGCATGCCGCCGGGCCCTGGCATGGCTCGTCCTCCGGGCCCCGGCATGCCGCCTCCGGGTGCTCCGGGCGCGCCGCGTCCTCCGGGCCCCGGTATGCCTCCGGGCGCCGTCGCGCGTCCGGGCGTGCCGCCTCCGCCGGGGGCCCCCGCTCCGGGCATGCCGCCGCGTCCGGGCATGCCGCCTCCGGGAGCGCAGCCTCCGGGCATGGCGCGTCCGGGGATTCCCCAGGGCACCCAGTCGGGCTTCCCGCGTCCTCCGGGGGCCGCGCCGCTGCCGGCCGCTCCGGGTGGGGCGCCGCAGCCCGCCGCCCGCGCGAGGGATCCATTCGGCCTGGGCGCTCCCGCGGCGCCGCCCGCGCCCGTCGCCGCCCAGCCCTCCATCAGCATCGAGGACTCGCTGCCCGACACCCACGGGGCGGAGGAGATCTCCCTCGACATCGGCACTCCTCCGGCGCCCGTCGCCGCCCGTCCCTCCGCCGCTCCGGCCCCGTCCCGTCCGTCCGCCGCGGATGGTGGCGAGGCGCAGCTCCGCGAGGCGCTGTCGAAGGCCTCCCGCGAGGTCATCGAGAAGATTGCCTGGGAGGTGGTACCGCAGCTCGCGGAGACCATCATCCGTGAGGAGCTCGAGCGGCTCATCAAGGACCGAGAGACGCAGCACTGA